One window from the genome of Alnus glutinosa chromosome 13, dhAlnGlut1.1, whole genome shotgun sequence encodes:
- the LOC133854832 gene encoding BTB/POZ domain-containing protein At3g05675-like, whose amino-acid sequence MDKTIVAETCKLGDQSTSDTIICLKNREGRPECFYCHSSILINRSKFFASQLSHPGSSTCIDIHCSEFDYDDHVNLLRLLYLSRDSILESLGSVRSAIGILQAAVALHCEEIAKSCIQYLEAVPWEDKEEEQILKAVTKLGPIAMPILARIQPAELSATKNVFVSAVRFAMSIGGSYPPFGDELKTSAQEQVEYMLAEDEDTPLVTADHEVKSVVRVGLSKLCSSFENELSSLLSESDLACETAEDKILQTLSDIEWMCNILPKMDLMKDFVSKWAEISASVLGIMEDKKLDFILWGLKVKLIEVTVKVLEAVGYGNVIVPAPCRVQLLKTWLPYIRKMKPLLDSKGNEETSFPYKMNEDLCQSIEGAIVSLILALPSNDQADILADWMKTQQLLRFPDLTEAFEVWCYRTKSAKRRLVQGLDSVTNATVSL is encoded by the coding sequence ATGGACAAAACCATAGTAGCTGAGACTTGCAAACTTGGTGACCAGAGCACCAGTGACACTATCATATGCTTGAAAAATAGAGAAGGAAGACCTGAATGTTTCTACTGTCACTCCTCCATCCTCATAAATAGGAGCAAATTCTTTGCCAGTCAGCTATCCCATCCAGGCTCTAGCACTTGCATTGATATTCACTGCTCAGAGTTTGACTATGATGACCATGTTAATCTTTTGAGGCTGCTGTATCTCTCTCGAGACTCGATTCTGGAGTCCTTGGGCTCTGTTAGATCTGCAATTGGTATTCTGCAAGCGGCTGTCGCCTTGCATTGTGAAGAAATCGCAAAGAGCTGCATCCAATACTTGGAGGCGGTTCCTTGGGAGGACAAGGAAGAGGAACAAATTTTGAAAGCAGTCACTAAATTGGGTCCAATAGCCATGCCCATATTAGCCAGGATCCAACCTGCTGAATTAAGTGCcacaaaaaatgtttttgtttctgCAGTTCGCTTCGCCATGTCCATTGGCGGATCATATCCTCCCTTTGGAGATGAGCTCAAGACTTCTGCTCAAGAACAAGTTGAATACATGCTGGCAGAAGATGAAGATACGCCATTAGTTACAGCAGATCATGAAGTAAAATCAGTAGTAAGAGTTGGTCTTTCCAAGCTTTGTTCTTCATTTGAAAATGAGTTGTCCTCCCTGCTTTCGGAGTCTGACCTTGCATGTGAGACAGCAGAGGATAAAATTTTGCAGACCTTATCAGATATTGAGTGGATGTGTAACATACTTCCCAAGATGGACTTAATGAAGGACTTTGTGTCAAAGTGGGCTGAAATCTCTGCTAGTGTTTTGGGGATCATGGAAGACAAGaaacttgattttattttgtgggGTTTGAAAGTAAAGTTGATAGAAGTGACTGTTAAAGTCTTGGAAGCAGTTGGCTATGGCAATGTGATTGTTCCGGCACCGTGCCGGGTGCAGCTGCTAAAGACATGGCTCCCTTATATAAGAAAGATGAAGCCTCTCTTGGATTCAAAGGGCAATGAAGAGACCAGTTTTCCTTACAAGATGAATGAAGACCTGTGTCAGAGCATCGAGGGTGCAATAGTCTCATTGATTCTGGCATTGCCATCAAATGATCAGGCTGATATTCTGGCAGACTGGATGAAAACCCAGCAACTTCTTCGGTTTCCCGACTTGACGGAGGCTTTTGAGGTCTGGTGTTACAGAACCAAGTCTGCAAAGAGAAGATTAGTGCAGGGCTTAGACAGTGTTACCAATGCCACTGTTAGCCTTTGA
- the LOC133855031 gene encoding uncharacterized protein LOC133855031: MYVRAVPPTDLNRNTEWFTYPGVWTTYILILFFSWIIVLSVLNCSSGMAWTIVHLLHFLVTYHFFHWKKGTPFAEDQGIYNRLTWWEQIDNGKQLTRNRKFLTVVPVVLYLIASHTTDYQHPMLLFNTLAVFVLVVAKFPNMHKVRIFGINAEM, translated from the exons ATGTACGTCCGAGCAGTGCCTCCGACGGATCTGAACCGGAATACGGAGTGGTTCACGTATCCGGGCGTGTGGACGACCTACATCCTCATCCTCTTCTTCTCGTGGATCATCGTACTCTCCGTCCTCAACTGCTCCTCCGGCATGGCCTGGACAATCGTCCACCTCCTCCACTTCTTG GTTACGTATCATTTCTTTCATTGGAAGAAGGGAACACCATTTGCTGAAGACCAAGGTATCTACAATAGGTTGACCTGGTGGGAGCAGATAGACAATGGAAAGCAGCTCACTCGCAACAGAAAGTTTTTGACTGTTGTACCTGTTGTCCT GTATTTGATAGCCTCACACACAACAGACTATCAGCATCCGATGCTCCTTTTTAACACTTTGGCAGTATTTGTGCTGGTCGTTGCAAAGTTCCCAAATATGCACAAGGTCCGAATATTTGGAATCAATGCTGAAATGTGA
- the LOC133854790 gene encoding dof zinc finger protein DOF4.6, with product MDTAQWPQEIVVKPIEEILTNSNCPKPEALERKARPQKEQAINCPRCNSTNTKFCYYNNYSLTQPRYFCKTCRRYWTEGGSLRNIPVGGGSRKNKRQSSSSSSSSKKLPDLKIHEGTQDLNLAFPATQDFRTISENSNKNPIPATSSTTTTTPTTTTTTSQLSALELLTGLTSRGFNSFMPMPVPADPSSVYTSGFPLQDFKPSLNFSLDGLGSGYGNFQSVVQENSGRLLFPFEDLKQVSSTTSGIEQSKEHGDSAGYWTGMLGGGSW from the exons ATGGACACTGCTCAATGGCCACAG GAGATTGTGGTGAAACCAATAGAAGAGATACTCACCAACAGTAATTGTCCAAAGCCTGAAGCTTTAGAGAGGAAAGCAAGGCCTCAGAAAGAACAAGCTATCAACTGTCCAAGGTGCAATTCAACAAACACCAAATTCTGCTACTACAACAATTACAGCCTCACACAGCCAAGATATTTCTGCAAAACATGTAGAAGGTATTGGACTGAAGGTGGGTCTCTCAGAAACATTCCTGTTGGAGGCGGCTCAAGGAAGAACAAGAGGCAgtcatcatcttcctcctcctcctcaaaaaaGCTTCCTGATCTTAAGATCCATGAGGGTACTCAAGATCTCAATTTGGCTTTCCCAGCCACTCAAGATTTCAGAACTATCTCTGAAAACAGCAACAAGAACCCAATTCCTGCTACTTCTTCAACTACTACTACTACTCCTACTACTACTACAACTACATCTCAGCTTTCAGCTTTGGAGCTTCTCACAGGACTTACCTCAAGAGGTTTCAATTCTTTCATGCCGATGCCAGTTCCTGCAGATCCAAGCTCAGTTTACACATCTGGGTTTCCCCTGCAGGATTTCAAGCCATCCTTGAATTTCTCTCTGGATGGGCTAGGAAGTGGATATGGGAATTTCCAGAGTGTTGTTCAAGAGAATAGTGGGAGGCTTTTATTTCCATTTGAAGATTTGAAACAAGTCTCAAGCACTACAAGTGGTATTGAGCAAAGCAAAGAGCACGGAGATTCAGCTGGGTATTGGACTGGGATGTTAGGTGGAGGATCATGGTAA